One Leisingera sp. M658 genomic window carries:
- the lpdA gene encoding dihydrolipoyl dehydrogenase yields the protein MSAYDLIVIGAGPGGYVAAIRAAQLGLKVACVEGRGSLGGTCLNVGCIPSKALLTSSGKYAELSHLAAHGIAVEGASLDLGALMARKDKIVGDLTKGIAFLFKKNGVDHIEGWASIPAPGQVQVGGDTYTAKNILIATGSEPAALPGVDIDEVDVLSSTGALALEAAPEHLVVIGAGVIGLELGQVWSRLGSKVTVVEYFDRILPGIDGEIAKLSQRALSKRGLKFQLGRALKTIEKGENGLTLTLDRVGKDKEEQVEADKVLIAIGRRPVTRGLGLEDLGVSINARGFVEVDETFQTSVPGIFAIGDCVPGPMLAHKAEEDGVACVEIIAGEHGHVDYNTVPGVVYTDPEVASVGLTEEALKEAGTNYITGKFAFMANSRARSTGETDGAVKVLATPDGKILGAHICGAHGGDLIAELVLAMTKGATIEEVARTCHAHPAMGEAVKEACLDALGRAIHA from the coding sequence ATGAGCGCATATGATCTGATTGTGATCGGGGCCGGGCCGGGCGGTTATGTCGCAGCAATCCGTGCTGCACAACTGGGTCTTAAGGTCGCCTGCGTCGAAGGCCGCGGGTCGCTGGGCGGCACCTGCCTTAATGTTGGCTGCATCCCCTCCAAAGCGCTGCTGACCTCCTCTGGCAAGTATGCCGAACTGTCCCATCTTGCTGCGCATGGCATTGCCGTTGAGGGCGCCAGCCTGGACCTGGGGGCGCTGATGGCGCGCAAGGACAAGATTGTCGGCGACCTGACCAAGGGCATCGCCTTCCTGTTCAAAAAGAACGGTGTCGACCATATCGAAGGCTGGGCCAGCATCCCCGCCCCCGGCCAGGTGCAGGTTGGCGGCGACACTTACACAGCAAAGAACATCCTGATTGCCACTGGTTCGGAACCCGCCGCCCTCCCCGGCGTGGACATCGACGAAGTGGACGTGCTGAGCAGCACTGGTGCACTGGCGCTTGAAGCCGCGCCAGAGCATCTGGTGGTGATCGGCGCCGGCGTGATCGGGCTTGAACTCGGTCAGGTCTGGTCACGCCTCGGATCCAAAGTGACAGTTGTGGAATACTTCGACCGTATCCTGCCCGGCATCGACGGCGAGATCGCCAAGCTGTCCCAGCGGGCGTTGAGCAAGCGCGGGCTGAAATTCCAGCTGGGCCGCGCGCTGAAGACCATTGAGAAGGGCGAAAACGGCCTGACCCTGACGCTGGACCGTGTCGGCAAGGACAAGGAAGAGCAGGTTGAGGCCGACAAGGTGCTGATCGCCATCGGCCGCCGCCCGGTGACCCGCGGTCTGGGTCTGGAAGACCTCGGTGTCTCGATCAACGCCCGCGGCTTTGTCGAGGTGGATGAAACGTTCCAGACCTCAGTGCCCGGCATCTTTGCAATCGGCGACTGCGTGCCCGGCCCGATGCTGGCCCACAAGGCTGAGGAAGACGGCGTTGCCTGCGTCGAAATCATCGCGGGCGAGCACGGCCATGTGGATTACAACACCGTCCCCGGCGTTGTGTACACCGATCCCGAAGTTGCCTCGGTCGGTCTGACCGAAGAGGCTTTGAAAGAGGCCGGCACCAACTACATCACAGGCAAGTTTGCCTTCATGGCCAACTCCCGCGCGCGCTCCACCGGCGAGACCGACGGCGCAGTCAAAGTGCTGGCCACGCCCGATGGCAAGATCCTGGGCGCACATATCTGCGGCGCGCATGGTGGTGATTTAATTGCCGAATTGGTGCTTGCGATGACAAAAGGTGCTACTATCGAGGAGGTTGCACGGACTTGCCATGCGCATCCTGCGATGGGTGAGGCGGTGAAAGAAGCCTGCCTTGATGCACTTGGCCGCGCCATCCACGCCTGA
- the lipA gene encoding lipoyl synthase, which translates to MTIQLRPRHPEKAHKADSAIPRKPKWIRKKKIESAEYYETRKLMREHDLATVCEEAACPNIGECWSKRHATMMIMGEVCTRGCSFCNVTTGRPDTLDAFEPGRVAAAVKKLGLRHVVITSVDRDDLADGGAEHIAQTIRATRHQNPGTTIEVLTPDFLGKGEAADAVFEAAPDVFNHNLETVPRLYPRVRPGARYYTSLRLLDDAKRANPQLFTKSGIMVGLGETLDDVRQVMDDLRAAQVDFLTVGQYLQPTPKHHPIDRFWSPEEFAQLEQIARSKGFLHVSATPLTRSSFHADEDFAALKEARQMALAKGI; encoded by the coding sequence ATGACGATCCAGCTAAGACCCCGCCACCCGGAAAAGGCCCATAAGGCCGACAGCGCGATCCCGCGCAAACCGAAGTGGATCCGCAAGAAGAAGATCGAAAGCGCCGAGTACTATGAAACCCGCAAGCTGATGCGGGAGCATGATCTGGCAACCGTCTGCGAAGAGGCCGCCTGCCCCAATATCGGCGAATGCTGGTCCAAGCGCCACGCCACCATGATGATCATGGGTGAGGTCTGTACCCGCGGCTGCTCGTTCTGCAATGTGACCACCGGCAGGCCGGACACGCTGGACGCGTTTGAGCCGGGCCGGGTGGCGGCGGCCGTCAAAAAACTGGGCCTGCGCCATGTGGTGATCACCTCAGTTGACCGGGATGATCTGGCCGACGGCGGCGCTGAACATATCGCCCAGACCATCCGTGCTACCCGCCATCAGAACCCGGGCACTACAATCGAGGTCCTGACACCGGATTTCCTGGGCAAGGGTGAAGCGGCGGATGCGGTCTTTGAAGCAGCGCCTGATGTGTTCAACCACAACCTGGAAACCGTACCGCGCCTCTACCCGCGCGTCCGTCCCGGTGCGCGCTACTATACCTCGCTGCGGCTGCTGGACGACGCCAAACGCGCCAACCCGCAGCTGTTCACCAAGTCGGGCATCATGGTCGGCCTTGGCGAGACACTGGACGATGTGCGCCAGGTGATGGATGATCTGCGTGCGGCACAGGTCGATTTCCTGACCGTGGGCCAGTACCTGCAGCCAACCCCCAAGCATCACCCGATCGACCGCTTCTGGTCGCCGGAAGAATTCGCGCAGCTGGAACAGATTGCCCGGTCCAAGGGCTTTCTTCACGTGTCGGCCACGCCGCTGACCCGTTCCTCGTTCCACGCGGATGAAGACTTTGCCGCCCTGAAAGAGGCCCGTCAGATGGCCTTGGCGAAGGGCATTTAA
- a CDS encoding sodium:alanine symporter family protein — protein MEALSNAVGWINGIVWGPLMLVLILGVGFFLQVGLKFMPILKLGMGFSLLFKGREASGEGQISPFNALMTSLSATIGTGNIAGVATAVFLGGPGALFWMWMTALVGMATKYAEAVLAVKYREQDELGNYVGGPMYYIKNGLGAKWAWLGGAFALFGAIAAFGIGNGVQANGVAQVLDSNFGVNTSVTGVILMVLTAAVILGGITRIGAVAGKLVPFMAVSYIIAGLLVLLINAGAIGDALSLVFTHAFTPSAAEGGFAGAAVWAAIRFGVARGVFSNEAGLGSAPIAHAAASTAGPVNQGLVAMLGTFIDTIIVCSITGLAIIASGAWTSGESGAALTSLAFETSLPGIGGALIAVALSIFAFTTILGWSFYGEKCVGFFFGAKALMPYRVLWIVAIYFGATADLGFVWLLADTLNAMMAIPNLIALALLSPIVFKLTKAFFASGGASEGTGTAAK, from the coding sequence ATGGAAGCGTTAAGTAATGCAGTAGGCTGGATCAACGGGATTGTTTGGGGGCCGCTTATGCTGGTTCTCATTCTGGGCGTTGGCTTTTTCCTGCAGGTCGGCCTGAAATTCATGCCGATCCTCAAACTGGGCATGGGCTTCAGCCTGCTGTTCAAAGGCCGTGAAGCAAGCGGTGAAGGCCAGATCAGCCCGTTCAACGCGCTGATGACTTCGCTGTCGGCCACAATCGGCACCGGCAACATTGCCGGTGTTGCGACCGCCGTTTTCCTGGGCGGTCCCGGTGCTTTGTTCTGGATGTGGATGACCGCTCTGGTCGGCATGGCCACCAAATACGCCGAAGCTGTTCTGGCGGTGAAATACCGTGAGCAGGACGAGCTGGGCAACTACGTCGGCGGCCCGATGTACTACATCAAGAACGGCCTTGGCGCAAAATGGGCCTGGCTTGGCGGTGCGTTTGCGCTGTTTGGCGCCATCGCAGCCTTCGGCATCGGCAACGGTGTGCAGGCCAATGGCGTGGCACAGGTTCTGGACTCGAACTTTGGCGTGAACACCTCGGTGACCGGCGTGATCCTGATGGTTCTGACCGCAGCCGTGATCCTGGGCGGCATCACCCGTATCGGTGCTGTGGCTGGTAAACTGGTGCCTTTCATGGCCGTCAGCTACATCATCGCCGGCCTGCTGGTTCTGCTGATCAATGCAGGCGCTATCGGCGACGCGCTGAGCCTGGTCTTCACCCATGCCTTCACCCCCTCTGCTGCCGAAGGCGGTTTTGCTGGTGCGGCGGTTTGGGCGGCGATCCGCTTTGGTGTGGCCCGCGGCGTGTTCTCGAACGAAGCCGGTCTGGGCTCTGCCCCGATTGCGCATGCTGCAGCCTCGACTGCCGGCCCAGTGAACCAGGGTCTGGTTGCCATGCTCGGCACCTTCATCGACACCATCATCGTTTGCTCGATCACCGGTCTGGCGATCATCGCATCCGGTGCCTGGACATCCGGTGAATCCGGTGCGGCGCTGACCTCGCTGGCCTTTGAGACCTCCCTGCCCGGAATTGGCGGAGCATTGATCGCAGTTGCCCTGTCGATCTTTGCCTTCACCACCATCCTCGGCTGGTCTTTTTACGGCGAGAAATGCGTGGGCTTCTTCTTTGGCGCCAAAGCACTGATGCCCTACCGCGTGCTGTGGATTGTTGCGATTTACTTTGGCGCAACTGCGGACCTCGGTTTTGTCTGGCTGCTGGCGGATACGCTGAACGCCATGATGGCCATTCCGAACCTGATCGCCCTGGCCCTGCTGAGCCCGATCGTCTTCAAACTGACGAAAGCGTTCTTTGCCTCGGGCGGCGCGTCCGAAGGCACTGGCACAGCCGCCAAGTAA
- a CDS encoding universal stress protein: MATKILLTLDHNDDRSWKKALPLALEQAKFYGAELHAVSVIPEIIQLPNLPANYGAGAKDHVRKAVQAILDNASASDVPVHIEEGSVYREILKLAHKEGFDMIVMASAKGDFPNYEIGPNLARVVRNAHCTVMVVRD; the protein is encoded by the coding sequence ATGGCCACGAAAATCCTGCTGACACTTGATCACAACGATGACCGGTCCTGGAAAAAGGCGCTTCCGCTTGCTCTGGAGCAGGCCAAGTTCTACGGCGCGGAGCTGCACGCTGTTTCGGTCATCCCCGAAATCATCCAACTGCCCAACCTGCCCGCCAACTATGGCGCAGGCGCCAAGGACCATGTGCGCAAGGCCGTGCAGGCGATCCTAGACAACGCCAGCGCTTCCGATGTGCCGGTGCATATCGAAGAAGGCAGCGTTTACCGTGAAATTCTCAAGCTTGCCCACAAAGAAGGCTTTGACATGATCGTCATGGCCTCGGCCAAGGGCGACTTCCCGAACTATGAAATCGGCCCGAACCTGGCTCGTGTGGTGCGCAACGCGCATTGCACCGTTATGGTTGTCCGCGACTGA
- the gcvT gene encoding glycine cleavage system aminomethyltransferase GcvT, which yields MTDAPKRTPLYDLHVELGGKIVDFAGWEMPVQYPMGIMGEHKQCREKAALFDVSHMGQVILRGDNVGEKLETLCPQAFATLKEGKARYGFFTNDDGGIMDDLIVSNAGDHYFVVVNAALRHQDIPHMQANLDGIEVTEIFDRALVAVQGPKAEDVVGELCPAARDLKFMETAIADIGGVECRISRLGYTGEDGYEISIPEADAIRVSKLFLAHDDCEPAGLGARDSLRLEAGLCLYGNDIDQSTSPIEASLNWAIQKRRREEGGFPGAARIQKELAEGTAKKLVGIKPEGRAPARQGVEVQSEGGDTLGAITSGSFGPTVGGPVAMGYVAADHSAAGTKVNLIIRGKAQPAEIVALPFVTQNYKR from the coding sequence ATGACCGATGCACCCAAACGCACCCCGCTTTATGACCTGCACGTCGAGCTTGGCGGCAAGATCGTCGATTTCGCCGGCTGGGAAATGCCGGTTCAGTACCCCATGGGCATCATGGGTGAGCACAAACAGTGCCGCGAGAAGGCCGCGCTGTTTGATGTCTCCCACATGGGTCAGGTGATCCTGCGCGGCGACAATGTGGGCGAGAAGCTGGAAACGCTCTGCCCGCAGGCTTTTGCCACTTTGAAAGAGGGCAAAGCGCGCTACGGCTTCTTCACCAATGATGATGGCGGCATCATGGACGACCTGATCGTCTCCAATGCCGGTGACCACTACTTTGTCGTGGTGAACGCCGCCCTGCGCCACCAGGACATCCCGCATATGCAGGCCAACCTGGACGGCATTGAGGTAACAGAGATCTTCGACCGCGCGCTAGTTGCCGTCCAAGGCCCCAAGGCCGAGGACGTGGTGGGCGAACTGTGCCCCGCTGCCCGCGATCTGAAGTTCATGGAAACCGCCATCGCCGATATCGGCGGCGTCGAATGCCGCATCTCGCGCCTCGGCTACACCGGTGAAGACGGCTACGAGATTTCGATCCCCGAAGCAGACGCCATCCGTGTGTCCAAACTGTTCCTGGCCCACGACGACTGCGAACCTGCAGGCCTGGGCGCCCGCGACAGCCTGCGCCTTGAGGCCGGCCTTTGCCTTTATGGCAACGACATCGACCAGTCCACCTCCCCGATCGAGGCCTCGCTGAACTGGGCCATCCAAAAGCGCCGCCGCGAAGAAGGCGGCTTTCCCGGTGCGGCCCGCATCCAGAAAGAACTGGCCGAAGGCACGGCCAAAAAGCTGGTCGGCATCAAGCCCGAAGGCCGGGCACCGGCCCGCCAAGGCGTGGAAGTCCAGAGCGAAGGCGGTGATACCCTTGGTGCCATCACCTCGGGCAGCTTCGGCCCCACCGTCGGCGGCCCGGTTGCCATGGGCTATGTTGCGGCAGATCATAGCGCAGCAGGCACCAAGGTGAACCTCATCATCCGCGGCAAGGCACAGCCGGCTGAGATCGTCGCCCTGCCCTTCGTCACACAGAACTACAAACGCTAA